A window of Nocardia arthritidis genomic DNA:
ATGTCGCGTATTGGCAAGCAGCCCATCGCAATCCCGTCCGGCGTCGATGTGACCATCGACGGCCAGCAGGTGCAGGTGAAGGGCCCCAAGGGCACGCTGTCCCACATCGTCGCCGAGCCGATCACCGTCGGTAAGAACGACGAGGGCAAGCTCGAGGTCACCCGTCCCGACGACGAGCGCAAGAGCCGCTCGCTGCACGGTCTGACCCGCACGCTCATCTCGAACATGATCGTCGGCGTCACGCAGGGCTACGAGAAGAAGCTCGAGATCGCCGGTGTCGGTTACCGTGTCGCGCTCAAGGGCCAGAACCTCGAATTCGCGCTCGGGTACAGCCACCCGATCGTTTCGGAGCCGCCGCAGGGCATCACCT
This region includes:
- the rplF gene encoding 50S ribosomal protein L6 codes for the protein MSRIGKQPIAIPSGVDVTIDGQQVQVKGPKGTLSHIVAEPITVGKNDEGKLEVTRPDDERKSRSLHGLTRTLISNMIVGVTQGYEKKLEIAGVGYRVALKGQNLEFALGYSHPIVSEPPQGITFAVESPTKFSVAGIDKQLVGEVAANIRKYRKPEPYKGKGIRYAGEVVRRKVGKTGK